Proteins from one Impatiens glandulifera chromosome 2, dImpGla2.1, whole genome shotgun sequence genomic window:
- the LOC124927263 gene encoding RING-H2 finger protein ATL20-like, producing MDLQISQIAIILFSLLLILTAASAAAAAINLCPATSCRHRDPTIRFPFRLNSGDGDGDTTQPKSCGYPGFDLSCDNKSNQTIINIGGLLFTVKAVDYATQQLWINDPDNCLPNRLLSLNLSDSAFRGVYPQDFTLFNCSLNLDLAKFQLNPVGCLSGPNYSVFATSSDKAVQFFLSKSCTFMASVQVPVQWPYYEQVVTSDLSDDIRLTWLEPRCRRCETRRGRCGLQTNFSLEVGCSQQGQHGLPRTARYAITVGAGLPAMLCVIGMLCFVCGKLKSRGSTSQNPRPRYEFNSSVAPQPTLVIGLDGPTIESFPKLVLGESRRLPKPNDNICPICLSEYHPKETLRTLPDCTHCFHADCVDEWLRLNASCPVCRSSHERHLYS from the exons ATGGATCTTCAAATTTCACAAATCGCCATCATTCTCTTTTCTCTACTCCTCATTCTCACCGccgcctccgccgccgccgccgccataAACCTCTGTCCCGCCACCTCTTGCCGCCACCGCGACCCAACTATCCGTTTCCCTTTCCGACTAAATAGCGGCGACGGCGACGGCGACACCACACAACCCAAATCATGTGGCTACCCAGGATTCGATCTATCATGCGACaacaaatcaaaccaaacaatCATTAACATCGGAGGATTATTATTCACCGTAAAAGCAGTAGATTACGCCACCCAACAACTATGGATCAACGACCCTGACAATTGTCTCCCCAACCGTCTTCTTTCTCTTAACCTTTCTGACTCTGCATTTCGAGGAGTTTATCCTCAAGATTTCACCTTGTTTAATTGTTCATTAAACTTAGACTTGGCTAAATTTCAGCTTAATCCTGTCGGATGTCTTAGTGGTCCTAATTACTCTGTTTTTGCTACCTCCTCTGATAAAGCCGTTCAGTTCTTCCTATCTAAAAGTTGCACCTTTATGGCGTCCGTTCAGGTGCCGGTTCAGTGGCCCTACTATGAACAGGTTGTAACGTCAGATCTTAGTGATGACATCCGGCTTACATGGCTGGAACCACGCTGCCGCCGGTGTGAAACTCGCCGTGGTCGATGTGGACTTCAAACCAATTTTAGCCTTGAAGTTGGATGCTCTCAGCAAGGTCAACATG GGCTACCAAGGACGGCTCGATATGCCATAACTGTGGGAGCAGGATTACCAGCCATGTTATGCGTAATTGGAATGTTATGTTTCGTATGTGGCAAGCTCAAGTCCCGCGGAAGTACAAGTCAAAATCCCCGCCCTCGATATGAATTCAATTCGAGTGTGGCTCCACAGCCCACGCTTGTAATAGGCCTCGATGGTCCTACCATAGAATCTTTCCCAAAACTTGTGTTGGGCGAGAGCAGGCGTCTGCCCAAGCCCAATGATAATATCTGCCCAATATGTTTGTCGGAGTACCACCCCAAAGAGACTCTCCGGACCCTGCCCGATTGCACTCATTGCTTCCACGCCGACTGTGTTGACGAATGGCTTCGCCTTAATGCCTCGTGTCCTGTCTGTAGGAGCTCTCATGAGCGCCATTTGTATTCGTGA
- the LOC124925161 gene encoding rust resistance kinase Lr10-like has translation IALIIVGLFLLSVAVASLCYVWKQRKDDEAKIEKFLQDYRALRPARYSYADIKKITHNFDNRLGQGAYGIVYKGTLSNDVHVAIKMLNSWQGNGEDFINEVGIMGKIHHVNIVRLVGYCADGFRRALVYDFLPNDSLEKYISSDKEKSSLGWEKLESIALGIAKGIEYLHQGCEQRILHFDIKPHNILLDLNLIPKVSDFGQAKLCSKDQSAVSMTTARGTIGYIAPEVFSRNFGSVSYKSDVYSFGMLLLGMVGGKKNMDDANQICYPEWIYNQLDGGGEELRIQVVEDGDGVIIRKLAIVGLWCIQWCPNDRPSMKVAVQMLEGDGTSLTMPPNPFASTNYGTTTVSSPFYNQLHVIEE, from the coding sequence ATCGCGCTTATCATTGTTGGGTTATTTCTTCTCTCGGTCGCTGTGGCTTCTTTATGTTATGTATGGAAACAAAGGAAAGACGATGAAGCAAAGATTGAGAAATTTCTTCAAGATTACAGAGCTCTTAGACCTGCAAGGTACTCTTATGCTGATATAAAGAAAATTActcataattttgataatagaTTGGGACAAGGAGCCTATGGAATTGTCTACAAAGGAACGTTATCGAATGATGTTCATGTTGCTATTAAGATGCTAAACAGTTGGCAAGGAAACGGAGAAGACTTCATCAATGAAGTTGGAATCATGGGTAAAATCCACCACGTTAACATCGTAAGATTGGTGGGGTATTGTGCAGATGGATTCCGAAGAGCTCTGGTCTATGACTTCTTACCAAACGACTCCCTTGAGAAGTACATCTCGTCCGATAAGGAAAAATCATCCCTTGGATGGGAGAAGCTGGAGAGTATAGCTCTGGGCATTGCCAAAGGAATTGAATACCTTCACCAAGGATGCGAACAGAGGATCCTTCACTTCGACATCAAACCTCACAACATTCTTCTCGATCTTAACTTGATCCCAAAGGTATCTGATTTCGGACAAGCAAAGCTTTGCTCGAAAGATCAGAGCGCAGTGTCCATGACCACTGCCAGAGGCACAATTGGATACATTGCTCCTGAAGTTTTCTCTAGAAACTTTGGGAGTGTCTCTTACAAATCGGATGTATACAGTTTTGGAATGTTGTTGCTGGGAATGGTTGGAGGCAAGAAAAACATGGATGATGCGAACCAAATATGTTATCCGGAATGGATTTACAACCAACTGGATGGTGGTGGGGAAGAACTGAGAATCCAAGTGGTGGAAGATGGGGATGGTGTTATCATTAGGAAACTAGCCATTGTCGGGCTTTGGTGCATTCAATGGTGTCCAAACGATAGGCCATCGATGAAAGTAGCAGTGCAAATGTTGGAGGGAGATGGAACCTCCTTGACAATGCCTCCTAATCCTTTTGCCTCAACAAATTATGGGACTACTACTGTCAGCAGTCCTTTCTATAACCAACTTCATGTTATAGAAGAATAA
- the LOC124926727 gene encoding RING-H2 finger protein ATL22-like: MEFNHERILLIFFLAAVVFSSLQPSVGRDDDDDCRPVQCRKGGPIVRFPFRLKDRQPQHCGYPGFDLSCSDFNEPILSLPDSVQFYIKQINYTGKFIHVQEQGGCLARIRYLNLSSSQFDFSGSSRDINLTIFSCPSSSGSGDLELDRFKTCLDDPDLGRRRMYYAMGSDWSIDLVPILSCTKMYNVSGLPSNDVLFKNYDLTLDWPPLICGDCDSQRKYCRFVNNSLGNQTECYGHIELPNRKTGKLH, encoded by the coding sequence ATGGAGTTTAACCATGAAAGAATATTACTGATCTTCTTCCTTGCTGCGGTTGTATTCTCGTCCTTACAACCATCCGTTGGacgagatgatgatgatgattgcaGACCTGTTCAATGCCGCAAGGGTGGACCAATTGTTCGATTTCCATTTCGTTTAAAGGATCGACAACCCCAACACTGTGGCTATCCAGGTTTCGACCTATCCTGTTCCGACTTCAACGAGCCAATCCTTTCGCTTCCTGATTCTGTTCAATTTTACATCAAGCAGATCAATTATACCGGAAAGTTTATACATGTTCAAGAACAGGGCGGTTGCTTGGCGCGAATACGATATCTTAACCTATCTTCCTCCCAGTTCGATTTCAGTGGAAGTTCTCGCGATATTAACCTGACCATATTCAGTTGCCCTTCGAGTTCAGGTTCAGGAGATCTAGAGCTTGACCGCTTTAAAACCTGCTTGGATGACCCCGACCTTGGTCGAAGAAGAATGTACTACGCCATGGGCTCGGATTGGAGCATTGATTTAGTCCCAATTTTGTCTTGCACGAAGATGTATAACGTTTCAGGACTCCCATCTAATGATGTACTTTTCAAGAACTATGATCTTACACTTGATTGGCCTCCTCTAATATGCGGAGATTGTGATTCGCAACGTAAATACTGTCGATTCGTAAATAACAGTTTGGGAAATCAGACCGAATGCTATGGCCATATAGAACTACCAAACCGCAAAACAGGTAAACTCCATTAG
- the LOC124926726 gene encoding LEAF RUST 10 DISEASE-RESISTANCE LOCUS RECEPTOR-LIKE PROTEIN KINASE-like 2.2, with product MFEGRSILLLYLLLSVLKCHASSSCGDIQNIDFPFRLQDEVRSKNCLLDDTFSLTCHSNRTYLSLYSGKYLVRSINYLDRSIRLSDVGVDSTVCSSLPFNSLNRQNFTWDDPYSYYPSNFSSPTTTVVFLSCEFPVKSPSYIDVFASCNNRSSSSSSSKPIRYLYALLGNIVFRDIADSCKVETVSLISDSILDPAREAGNVSFQDIHKGLAFGFDIFWQFLYCKDCENRASCLGYAQNASNHCSQLGDCIIRLKKSAFEKFQSWILNNTVSTVIANYVILFVIIIVVWFLLRIFCMPCVFGFLIYKFKRRHLSTFDSIEGFLRSQNNLVPIRYSYNDIRKMTKGFQHKLGQGGYGSVYKGTLRSGSLVAVKILNKAKSDGQEFINEVSTIGRIHHVNVVQLIGYSAERSQRALVYDFMPKGSLEKYIFSKEEDKTVSLTSDQIFMIALGVARGIEYLHRGCDMQILHFDIKPHNILLDEDFTPKVSDFGLAKLYKTEDSIVALTAVRGTMGYMAPELFYKNIGGVSYKADVYSFGMLLMEMAGRRRNWNSSVDHSSQVFFPCWVFDQFNEGKNVEIEDLSEEEGEIVHKMMLVALWCIQMKPCDRPSMHNVVEMLEGDIKVIKMPPKPFFTMANENEGIAAAASESFGCWCGRYDHGSESSLNTYKRIDWTYIFCKTNNLYSLLASGLSKLSFPI from the exons ATGTTTGAAGGCAGAAGCATCCTTCTTCTCTATCTTCTACTCTCCGTACTAAAATGCCATGCCAGTTCCTCCTGCGGAGATATTCAGAACATCGATTTCCCCTTCCGATTACAAGATGAAGTCCGCAGTAAGAACTGTCTACTTGACGACACTTTCTCTCTTACCTGCCACAGTAATCGAACATACCTCTCCTTATACTCAGGTAAATACCTCGTTAGATCCATCAATTACTTGGATCGATCCATCCGTCTTTCCGATGTCGGCGTAGATAGCACCGTTTGCTCATCTCTCCCATTCAACTCTCTAAACCGCCAGAATTTCACCTGGGACGATCCTTACTCATATTACCCTTCCAACTTCTCATCTCCAACTACAACCGTAGTATTCTTGAGCTGCGAATTCCCTGTCAAATCTCCATCCTATATAGACGTTTTTGCTTCTTGCAACAatcgatcttcttcttcctcctcctcgaAACCTATCAGATATCTCTACGCTCTGCTGGGGAATATAGTGTTTCGGGACATTGCAGATTCTTGTAAGGTGGAAACTGTGTCTCTTATCTCTGATTCGATATTGGACCCTGCTCGTGAAGCTGGTAACGTCTCCTTCCAAGATATACACAAAGGTTTGGCCTTTGGTTTTGACATCTTTTGGCAATTTCTCTACTGCAAAGATTGTGAGAATAGGGCTTCTTGCTTGGGTTATGCTCAAAATGCGTCTAACCACTGCTCTCAACTTGGGGATTGCATAATTAGACTGAAAAAGTCTGCCTTTG AAAAATTTCAGTCATGGATCTTGAACAACACAGTCTCAACAGTTATTGCAA ATTATGTGATTCTTTTTGTGATAATCATAG TTGTATGGTTCCTTCTAAGAATTTTCTGCATGCCATGCGTCTTTGGCTTTTTGATTTACAAATTCAAGAGGAGGCATTTGTCGACATTCGACAGCATCGAAGGTTTTCTTAGGAGTCAAAACAATTTAGTACCGATTAGGTACTCGTACAACGATATCAGGAAAATGACTAAAGGATTTCAACATAAGTTAGGTCAAGGTGGATATGGATCTGTCTACAAAGGAACTCTCCGAAGTGGAAGTCTGGTGGCAGTAAAGATCTTGAACAAAGCCAAATCCGATGGACAAGAATTCATCAATGAAGTCTCTACTATAGGAAGGATTCATCATGTCAATGTGGTTCAGCTGATTGGGTACTCAGCTGAGAGGTCCCAACGTGCTCTGGTTTATGACTTCATGCCCAAAGGATCTCTTGAGAAGTACATATTCtctaaagaagaagataagACGGTTTCATTAACTTCAGATCAAATTTTCATGATCGCTCTGGGAGTGGCTCGAGGAATAGAGTATCTTCATCGAGGTTGTGATATGCAAATATTGCATTTCGACATCAAGCCCCATAACATTCTTCTAGACGAGGATTTCACTCCAAAGGTTTCTGATTTCGGGCTTGCGAAACTTTATAAAACAGAAGACAGTATTGTGGCCTTAACTGCGGTTAGAGGAACAATGGGGTATATGGCCCCGGagctattttataaaaatataggcGGAGTTTCGTATAAAGCAGATGTTTATAGTTTTGGGATGTTGTTGATGGAAATGGCTGGGAGGAGGAGGAATTGGAATTCGTCTGTGGACCATTCGAGCCAAGTGTTCTTTCCTTGTTGGGTTTTTGATCAATTTAATGAAGGGAAAAATGTGGAAATAGAGGATTTGAGTGAGGAGGAAGGGGAGATTGTGCATAAGATGATGTTGGTGGCTTTATGGTGCATTCAAATGAAGCCTTGTGATAGGCCTTCTATGCATAATGTGGTGGAGATGCTTGAAGGAGATATAAAGGTTATCAAGATGCCTCCCAAACCATTCTTCACAATGGCTAACGAAAACGAGGGAATAGCAGCAGCAGCAAGTGAGTCTTTCGGGTGCTGGTGTGGACGCTATGACCATGGATCTGAGTCCTCGTTGAACACATATAAAAGGATCGATTGGACTTACATTTTTTGTAAGACTAATAATTTGTACTCTTTATTGGCAAGTGGATTAAGTAAGCTTTCCTTTCCCATATGA
- the LOC124927181 gene encoding protein phosphatase 2C 51-like, with protein MNECSIHNALSVADDDKSSRKRRLEKDQMMLLDKQQEQDHDCDENTVAVISPTRGTFLTHGFVSVIGRRREMEDAVAIELGFLTIDNSRDYDFFGVYDGHGGSRVANSCQGRLHHLLVEECKTTTSSSSSTCFGEEIWSRIMIKCFLKMDEEVNSIKATSSSPVTIGSTAVVAVVGEDEVVVANCGDSRAVLSRGGIPLSISNDHKPDRPDELERIESAGGKVIDWDGHRVLGVLATSRSIGDEYLQPYVIPEPEVMITKRTNADEFLILATDGLWDVVSNEMACLAVKRILEGRSLKKKKKMMIRSSSDHVVVMQEENVEKKKYGRAQVAAGLLVELAKSRGSKDNITVVVVDLNKARKKCKVGLVIS; from the exons ATGAATGAATGTTCTATTCATAACGCATTATCAGTTGCGGACGATGATAAATCTTCAAGGAAGAGACGATTGGAGAAGGATCAGATGATGCTCTTGGACAAACAACAGGAACAAGATCATGATTGCGACGAGAATACAGTAGCGGTAATCTCACCAACTAGAGGCACGTTCCTGACACATGGATTCGTATCCGTGATTGGACGGAGAAGAGAAATGGAAGATGCTGTGGCGATAGAGCTAGGATTTCTGACGATTGATAATTCGAGAGATTACGACTTTTTCGGTGTCTACGACGGCCACGGAGGATCGCGCGTTGCAAACAGTTGCCAGGGACGTCTCCACCATTTACTAGTGGAGGAGTGCAAGACGACAACGTCGTCGTCTTCGTCGACGTGTTTCGGCGAGGAGATTTGGTCGAGGATTATGATAAAGTGTTTTCTGAAGATGGATGAGGAAGTGAACAGCATCAAAGCGACTAGTTCTAGTCCTGTCACCATAGGGTCCACGGCTGTGGTTGCAGTAGTGGGAGAGGACGAGGTTGTTGTCGCCAATTGTGGCGACTCCAGAGCTGTCCTGTCTAGAGGAGGGATCCCACTTTCCATATCAAATGATCACAAG CCAGACAGACCTGATGAATTGGAGAGGATTGAAAGCGCTGGTGGTAAGGTTATAGATTGGGACGGGCATCGAGTGTTGGGAGTACTTGCTACTTCACGATCCATAG GAGATGAATATCTTCAACCTTATGTGATACCTGAGCCAGAGGTAATGATAACTAAAAGAACGAATGCGGATGAGTTTTTGATTCTGGCAACGGACGGTCTGTGGGATGTTGTGAGTAATGAAATGGCGTGCTTGGCGGTGAAGAGAATACTTGAAGGGAgatcattgaagaagaagaagaagatgatgatcagATCATCATCTGATCATGTAGTAGTAATGCAGGAGGAGAATGTGGAGAAGAAAAAGTATGGGCGAGCTCAAGTAGCGGCTGGTTTGCTTGTTGAATTGGCTAAATCTCGTGGCAGCAAAGATAATATCACTGTTGTTGTTGTGGATCTTAACAAAGCTCGCAAGAAATGCAAAGTCGGACTCGTCATTTcataa